From the Sebastes fasciatus isolate fSebFas1 chromosome 3, fSebFas1.pri, whole genome shotgun sequence genome, one window contains:
- the arhgap19 gene encoding rho GTPase-activating protein 19 isoform X4 — MAAGREDDENTPNRRRGTVCSMVINHEESPGGCRTGRPPVIFNPDFFVEKLRHESPDVFLELVLSNITRLIDLPGTEFAQLLGEESPKTPTGGNGGFFRSFNFLKRKDKGVVFGTTLTESCIAQIYQLIEYLSKNLHVEGLFRVPGNSVRQQTLKELLNSGADVDLESGDFHPNDVATMLKTFLGELPEPLLTHRHFHAHLKIADMTLFDEHGNKTAIPNKERQIEALQLLFLLLPQANRSLLKLLLDLLYHTARQQDKNKMSAFNLALMFAPHVLWPRHMTAGDLKDNLKKLNNSMAFLIKHSQKLFRAPVYLREYARVHFTGTKAMQTKDDLELLAASSSPAPRTVLSLKRTAVLGPGPQEQSQSPAQQYTEKALKDLFRHVNHNMPDSAKKKKLVRQLVKQTTSGTPTTEHHQTPPAPSKKHPRSRSFGGLIKRKARGEQLTTERRIRHISPDVVTRAGTKPGKENVILRGDSPSVTRMCFSPAEEISL, encoded by the exons AGGAACAGTGTGCAGTATGGTGATCAATCATGAGGAGTCACCGGGGGGCTGTCGAACTGGCCGACCGCCAGTCATCTTCAACCCAGACTTCTTTGTGGAGAAGCTCCGCCATGAGAGCCCTGATGTGTTCCTGGAGCTGGTGTTGAGTAACATCACTCGCCTCATCGATCTCCCCGGGACAGAGTTTGCACAGCTGCTCGGCGAGGAGAGCCCTAAGACCCCAACCGGAGGAAACGGAGGCTTCTTTCGCTCTTTCAACTTCCTCAAAcgcaaag ATAAAGGTGTTGTGTTTGGAACCACGCTGACAGAGAGCTGCATTGCCCAGATCTACCAGCTCATTGAGTACCTCAGCAAAA ATCTGCACGTGGAGGGTCTGTTTCGGGTGCCGGGGAACAGTGTTCGGCAGCAGACCCTGAAGGAGCTCCTCAACAGCGGGGCCGATGTCGACCTGGAGTCTGGAGACTTTCATCCCAACGACGTGGCCACGATGCTCAAGACATTCCTGGGAGAGCTCCCCGAACCcctcctcacacacagacacttccACGCACACCTCAAGATAGCTG ACATGACTCTGTTTGACGAACACGGCAACAAGACGGCGATACCCAACAAGGAGCGTCAGATCGAGGCCCTGCAGCTTCTCTTCCTGCTGCTACCTCAGGCCAACCGCTCGCTGCTCAAACTGCTGCTGGACCTGCTGTACCACACGGCCCGGCAGCAGGACAAGAACAAGATGTCTGCCTTCAACCTGGCCCTCATGTTCGCCCCGCACGTCCTCTGGCCCCGACAT ATGACGGCCGGCGACCTGAAAGACAACCTGAAGAAACTCAACAACAGCATGGCCTTCCTCATCAAACACTCACAGAAACTCTTCAGG GCTCCGGTCTACCTGCGGGAATATGCCAGAGTGCACTTCACTGGGACGAAGGCTATGCAGACCAAG GATGATCTGGAGCTGCTGGCGGCGAGCAGCTCTCCTGCTCCTCGGACGGTGTTGTCCCTGAAGAGGACGGCCGTTCTGGGCCCCGGCCCCCAGGAGCAGAGCCAATCACCGGCTCAACAATACACAGAAAAGGCTCTGAAGGACCTCTTCAGACACGTCAACCACAACATGCCAGACTCCGCCAAGAAGAAGAAACTCGTCCGACAG TTAGTCAAGCAGACAACCTCAGGGACGCCAACTACTGAGCACCACCAGACGCCCCCAGCTCCCAGCAAGAAACATCCACGTTCCCGCTCCTTTGGTGGCCTCATCAAG CGCAAAGCTCGTGGCGAGCAGCTGACAACGGAGAGGAGGATCCGACACATCTCCCCTGATGTTGTCACGAGGGCGGGAACAAAGCCTGGTAAAGAGAACGTCATCCTGCGAGGG GACTCTCCCTCTGTGACCAGGATGTGTTTCTCTCCCGCTGAGGAGATCTCGCTGTAA
- the arhgap19 gene encoding rho GTPase-activating protein 19 isoform X3 → MAAGREDDENTPNRRRGTVCSMVINHEESPGGCRTGRPPVIFNPDFFVEKLRHESPDVFLELVLSNITRLIDLPGTEFAQLLGEESPKTPTGGNGGFFRSFNFLKRKDKGVVFGTTLTESCIAQIYQLIEYLSKNLHVEGLFRVPGNSVRQQTLKELLNSGADVDLESGDFHPNDVATMLKTFLGELPEPLLTHRHFHAHLKIADMTLFDEHGNKTAIPNKERQIEALQLLFLLLPQANRSLLKLLLDLLYHTARQQDKNKMSAFNLALMFAPHVLWPRHMTAGDLKDNLKKLNNSMAFLIKHSQKLFRAPVYLREYARVHFTGTKAMQTKDDLELLAASSSPAPRTVLSLKRTAVLGPGPQEQSQSPAQQYTEKALKDLFRHVNHNMPDSAKKKKLVRQLVKQTTSGTPTTEHHQTPPAPSKKHPRSRSFGGLIKRKARGEQLTTERRIRHISPDVVTRAGTKPGKENVILRGQDSPSVTRMCFSPAEEISL, encoded by the exons AGGAACAGTGTGCAGTATGGTGATCAATCATGAGGAGTCACCGGGGGGCTGTCGAACTGGCCGACCGCCAGTCATCTTCAACCCAGACTTCTTTGTGGAGAAGCTCCGCCATGAGAGCCCTGATGTGTTCCTGGAGCTGGTGTTGAGTAACATCACTCGCCTCATCGATCTCCCCGGGACAGAGTTTGCACAGCTGCTCGGCGAGGAGAGCCCTAAGACCCCAACCGGAGGAAACGGAGGCTTCTTTCGCTCTTTCAACTTCCTCAAAcgcaaag ATAAAGGTGTTGTGTTTGGAACCACGCTGACAGAGAGCTGCATTGCCCAGATCTACCAGCTCATTGAGTACCTCAGCAAAA ATCTGCACGTGGAGGGTCTGTTTCGGGTGCCGGGGAACAGTGTTCGGCAGCAGACCCTGAAGGAGCTCCTCAACAGCGGGGCCGATGTCGACCTGGAGTCTGGAGACTTTCATCCCAACGACGTGGCCACGATGCTCAAGACATTCCTGGGAGAGCTCCCCGAACCcctcctcacacacagacacttccACGCACACCTCAAGATAGCTG ACATGACTCTGTTTGACGAACACGGCAACAAGACGGCGATACCCAACAAGGAGCGTCAGATCGAGGCCCTGCAGCTTCTCTTCCTGCTGCTACCTCAGGCCAACCGCTCGCTGCTCAAACTGCTGCTGGACCTGCTGTACCACACGGCCCGGCAGCAGGACAAGAACAAGATGTCTGCCTTCAACCTGGCCCTCATGTTCGCCCCGCACGTCCTCTGGCCCCGACAT ATGACGGCCGGCGACCTGAAAGACAACCTGAAGAAACTCAACAACAGCATGGCCTTCCTCATCAAACACTCACAGAAACTCTTCAGG GCTCCGGTCTACCTGCGGGAATATGCCAGAGTGCACTTCACTGGGACGAAGGCTATGCAGACCAAG GATGATCTGGAGCTGCTGGCGGCGAGCAGCTCTCCTGCTCCTCGGACGGTGTTGTCCCTGAAGAGGACGGCCGTTCTGGGCCCCGGCCCCCAGGAGCAGAGCCAATCACCGGCTCAACAATACACAGAAAAGGCTCTGAAGGACCTCTTCAGACACGTCAACCACAACATGCCAGACTCCGCCAAGAAGAAGAAACTCGTCCGACAG TTAGTCAAGCAGACAACCTCAGGGACGCCAACTACTGAGCACCACCAGACGCCCCCAGCTCCCAGCAAGAAACATCCACGTTCCCGCTCCTTTGGTGGCCTCATCAAG CGCAAAGCTCGTGGCGAGCAGCTGACAACGGAGAGGAGGATCCGACACATCTCCCCTGATGTTGTCACGAGGGCGGGAACAAAGCCTGGTAAAGAGAACGTCATCCTGCGAGGG CAGGACTCTCCCTCTGTGACCAGGATGTGTTTCTCTCCCGCTGAGGAGATCTCGCTGTAA
- the arhgap19 gene encoding rho GTPase-activating protein 19 isoform X2, translating to MAAGREDDENTPNRRRGTVCSMVINHEESPGGCRTGRPPVIFNPDFFVEKLRHESPDVFLELVLSNITRLIDLPGTEFAQLLGEESPKTPTGGNGGFFRSFNFLKRKDKGVVFGTTLTESCIAQIYQLIEYLSKNLHVEGLFRVPGNSVRQQTLKELLNSGADVDLESGDFHPNDVATMLKTFLGELPEPLLTHRHFHAHLKIADMTLFDEHGNKTAIPNKERQIEALQLLFLLLPQANRSLLKLLLDLLYHTARQQDKNKMSAFNLALMFAPHVLWPRHMTAGDLKDNLKKLNNSMAFLIKHSQKLFRAPVYLREYARVHFTGTKAMQTKDDLELLAASSSPAPRTVLSLKRTAVLGPGPQEQSQSPAQQYTEKALKDLFRHVNHNMPDSAKKKKLVRQLVKQTTSGTPTTEHHQTPPAPSKKHPRSRSFGGLIKRKARGEQLTTERRIRHISPDVVTRAGTKPGKENVILRGVNSPLNGHVLGKAGLIVKNPDFTFKKDKALKVSKDSPSVTRMCFSPAEEISL from the exons AGGAACAGTGTGCAGTATGGTGATCAATCATGAGGAGTCACCGGGGGGCTGTCGAACTGGCCGACCGCCAGTCATCTTCAACCCAGACTTCTTTGTGGAGAAGCTCCGCCATGAGAGCCCTGATGTGTTCCTGGAGCTGGTGTTGAGTAACATCACTCGCCTCATCGATCTCCCCGGGACAGAGTTTGCACAGCTGCTCGGCGAGGAGAGCCCTAAGACCCCAACCGGAGGAAACGGAGGCTTCTTTCGCTCTTTCAACTTCCTCAAAcgcaaag ATAAAGGTGTTGTGTTTGGAACCACGCTGACAGAGAGCTGCATTGCCCAGATCTACCAGCTCATTGAGTACCTCAGCAAAA ATCTGCACGTGGAGGGTCTGTTTCGGGTGCCGGGGAACAGTGTTCGGCAGCAGACCCTGAAGGAGCTCCTCAACAGCGGGGCCGATGTCGACCTGGAGTCTGGAGACTTTCATCCCAACGACGTGGCCACGATGCTCAAGACATTCCTGGGAGAGCTCCCCGAACCcctcctcacacacagacacttccACGCACACCTCAAGATAGCTG ACATGACTCTGTTTGACGAACACGGCAACAAGACGGCGATACCCAACAAGGAGCGTCAGATCGAGGCCCTGCAGCTTCTCTTCCTGCTGCTACCTCAGGCCAACCGCTCGCTGCTCAAACTGCTGCTGGACCTGCTGTACCACACGGCCCGGCAGCAGGACAAGAACAAGATGTCTGCCTTCAACCTGGCCCTCATGTTCGCCCCGCACGTCCTCTGGCCCCGACAT ATGACGGCCGGCGACCTGAAAGACAACCTGAAGAAACTCAACAACAGCATGGCCTTCCTCATCAAACACTCACAGAAACTCTTCAGG GCTCCGGTCTACCTGCGGGAATATGCCAGAGTGCACTTCACTGGGACGAAGGCTATGCAGACCAAG GATGATCTGGAGCTGCTGGCGGCGAGCAGCTCTCCTGCTCCTCGGACGGTGTTGTCCCTGAAGAGGACGGCCGTTCTGGGCCCCGGCCCCCAGGAGCAGAGCCAATCACCGGCTCAACAATACACAGAAAAGGCTCTGAAGGACCTCTTCAGACACGTCAACCACAACATGCCAGACTCCGCCAAGAAGAAGAAACTCGTCCGACAG TTAGTCAAGCAGACAACCTCAGGGACGCCAACTACTGAGCACCACCAGACGCCCCCAGCTCCCAGCAAGAAACATCCACGTTCCCGCTCCTTTGGTGGCCTCATCAAG CGCAAAGCTCGTGGCGAGCAGCTGACAACGGAGAGGAGGATCCGACACATCTCCCCTGATGTTGTCACGAGGGCGGGAACAAAGCCTGGTAAAGAGAACGTCATCCTGCGAGGG gtgaacAGCCCATTAAATGGTCACGTGTTGGGGAAGGCGGGGCTCATCGTAAAAAACCCAGATTTTACTTTTAAGAAGGACAAAGCTCTGAAGGTTTCCAAG GACTCTCCCTCTGTGACCAGGATGTGTTTCTCTCCCGCTGAGGAGATCTCGCTGTAA
- the arhgap19 gene encoding rho GTPase-activating protein 19 isoform X1: MAAGREDDENTPNRRRGTVCSMVINHEESPGGCRTGRPPVIFNPDFFVEKLRHESPDVFLELVLSNITRLIDLPGTEFAQLLGEESPKTPTGGNGGFFRSFNFLKRKDKGVVFGTTLTESCIAQIYQLIEYLSKNLHVEGLFRVPGNSVRQQTLKELLNSGADVDLESGDFHPNDVATMLKTFLGELPEPLLTHRHFHAHLKIADMTLFDEHGNKTAIPNKERQIEALQLLFLLLPQANRSLLKLLLDLLYHTARQQDKNKMSAFNLALMFAPHVLWPRHMTAGDLKDNLKKLNNSMAFLIKHSQKLFRAPVYLREYARVHFTGTKAMQTKDDLELLAASSSPAPRTVLSLKRTAVLGPGPQEQSQSPAQQYTEKALKDLFRHVNHNMPDSAKKKKLVRQLVKQTTSGTPTTEHHQTPPAPSKKHPRSRSFGGLIKRKARGEQLTTERRIRHISPDVVTRAGTKPGKENVILRGVNSPLNGHVLGKAGLIVKNPDFTFKKDKALKVSKQDSPSVTRMCFSPAEEISL; encoded by the exons AGGAACAGTGTGCAGTATGGTGATCAATCATGAGGAGTCACCGGGGGGCTGTCGAACTGGCCGACCGCCAGTCATCTTCAACCCAGACTTCTTTGTGGAGAAGCTCCGCCATGAGAGCCCTGATGTGTTCCTGGAGCTGGTGTTGAGTAACATCACTCGCCTCATCGATCTCCCCGGGACAGAGTTTGCACAGCTGCTCGGCGAGGAGAGCCCTAAGACCCCAACCGGAGGAAACGGAGGCTTCTTTCGCTCTTTCAACTTCCTCAAAcgcaaag ATAAAGGTGTTGTGTTTGGAACCACGCTGACAGAGAGCTGCATTGCCCAGATCTACCAGCTCATTGAGTACCTCAGCAAAA ATCTGCACGTGGAGGGTCTGTTTCGGGTGCCGGGGAACAGTGTTCGGCAGCAGACCCTGAAGGAGCTCCTCAACAGCGGGGCCGATGTCGACCTGGAGTCTGGAGACTTTCATCCCAACGACGTGGCCACGATGCTCAAGACATTCCTGGGAGAGCTCCCCGAACCcctcctcacacacagacacttccACGCACACCTCAAGATAGCTG ACATGACTCTGTTTGACGAACACGGCAACAAGACGGCGATACCCAACAAGGAGCGTCAGATCGAGGCCCTGCAGCTTCTCTTCCTGCTGCTACCTCAGGCCAACCGCTCGCTGCTCAAACTGCTGCTGGACCTGCTGTACCACACGGCCCGGCAGCAGGACAAGAACAAGATGTCTGCCTTCAACCTGGCCCTCATGTTCGCCCCGCACGTCCTCTGGCCCCGACAT ATGACGGCCGGCGACCTGAAAGACAACCTGAAGAAACTCAACAACAGCATGGCCTTCCTCATCAAACACTCACAGAAACTCTTCAGG GCTCCGGTCTACCTGCGGGAATATGCCAGAGTGCACTTCACTGGGACGAAGGCTATGCAGACCAAG GATGATCTGGAGCTGCTGGCGGCGAGCAGCTCTCCTGCTCCTCGGACGGTGTTGTCCCTGAAGAGGACGGCCGTTCTGGGCCCCGGCCCCCAGGAGCAGAGCCAATCACCGGCTCAACAATACACAGAAAAGGCTCTGAAGGACCTCTTCAGACACGTCAACCACAACATGCCAGACTCCGCCAAGAAGAAGAAACTCGTCCGACAG TTAGTCAAGCAGACAACCTCAGGGACGCCAACTACTGAGCACCACCAGACGCCCCCAGCTCCCAGCAAGAAACATCCACGTTCCCGCTCCTTTGGTGGCCTCATCAAG CGCAAAGCTCGTGGCGAGCAGCTGACAACGGAGAGGAGGATCCGACACATCTCCCCTGATGTTGTCACGAGGGCGGGAACAAAGCCTGGTAAAGAGAACGTCATCCTGCGAGGG gtgaacAGCCCATTAAATGGTCACGTGTTGGGGAAGGCGGGGCTCATCGTAAAAAACCCAGATTTTACTTTTAAGAAGGACAAAGCTCTGAAGGTTTCCAAG CAGGACTCTCCCTCTGTGACCAGGATGTGTTTCTCTCCCGCTGAGGAGATCTCGCTGTAA